The Akkermansia sp. RCC_12PD genome contains the following window.
CCGATGTAAGCGTGCCGCCCGTGGAGTAGCCTGCGGAGCTGGCGGCGGACTGCATGCAGGTGTTTTCCAGAATGGTCATGGGAGATTTGGAAATTCCCAGGCGGACAAAGGCGTTCCAGAGAGCAAATGAAATGATGCCCGCCGTCAGTGCTACGCCGAAGGACCAGCCCATCTTGAGGTTGGCGTACAGATTGGTGAGGGAGAGGATGGAGCCCAGAAGCATTCCGACGATGACGGCTCTCCAGGTAAGCTGTTTGATTCTGTCTCCGGAACCCAGATAGACCTGGTCGTACCATTGTTGTTCTATTTCTTCTGGGGTTCCCCGGAATCCGTCCAGGGGCAGAGGCTTTTCCAGGCAGGAAAGGGGTGGCTGTCCGGCGGGAACATCAGTGTGCGGCATATGGCCGGAACATAGCATGGGAGAACGGTCTGGGAAAGCCGTATCTACCGTTCTTCTGCGTTTGGCAGGAGTTCCGTTGGGGCTTGCCTGCCCGTGGCTGCCGTGATTTAATTCGCCCATGAGCATTTCTTTTACGGATAAACTTGCCGCCCGCATTGAAAAGACCGGTTCCGCGTTGTGCGTGGGCCTGGATCCGCGCCCTGTCATGGATGATTTGCAGGCCGTTCCGGTCCTGCTGCGGAAGGTGGTGGAGGAAACCGCTCCTTATGCGGCCGCGTTCAAGCCGAATATCGCCTATTTCGAGGCCATGGGACTGCGCGGTCTGGAAATGCTGGAAGAATTGCTGCCTGATATGCCGGATGACGTTCCCGTGGTGCTGGACGTCAAGCGCGGCGACATCGGAGAGACCCAGAAGTATTATGCACAAGCCTATTTTGAACGCCTGGGTGTGGATGCCGTTACGCTGAGCCCCTTCATGGGGTATGATACTTTGGAACCTTTTCTGGATTACGAAGGCAAGGGCGTTTATTTGCTGACGATTACGTCCAATCCCGGTTCTTCCGACATCGAACGCCGGGAGCTGTCGGACGGACGCAAGGTATATGAGCTGGTGGGAGACATGGTACGGCGGTCCATGCAGGAAGACCGCAAAACGTCCGTAGGCATGGTGGTGGGTCTGACCAATGCCGATTCCGACATTTTGGCGCGCATCCCGGACGCTCCTCTGTTGATTCCCGGACTGGGTGCCCAGGGAGGCGATCTTTCCAGCCTGAGCGGTTCCGGCCATGCGGCGCCTCCCCTGATCAACGTGTCCCGCGGTATCATGTACCAGAATCCGGAATTGGGCTTTGCGGAAAAGGCGCAGACGTTTGCCGCCCGTATCCGTGAGGCTTTGGATTATTGATTCCCGTGCGTATGTTCATTTTTCACGAAGATAACAAAATGGTAACGTCCTGCGTATGGCTGGACTGCTGCTTGTCAAAGGGGCTGTGTCTGTTATATTAAAAAGGCATTTGCCCTTTGCCCACTGCTTATGGATGAAAATCCCCGGATTGTGAGGCTCAAGCCTCGTTCCTCCTCCAAACCTGCAATATTGATTGCTCTGGGGGCGGCTGTGGGCGTTCAGGTAGCCTTGTGCGCCGTGCTGGTGGCCATCCATTATCAGGAATGGTGGCTTCCTTCCATCCAGAAGGGAGAAATTGTCATGGAGTTCGTGGCTCCATCCGATGAGGTGCTTGAAGAAGTGAATGAGGTGAGCCCCGTTCCCGTGGACCCTGCGGTTGCTCCGCCAACCGTCAGTTCCGTTCCGGCCATCGCCACGGATGAAGACCTTCTCGCCGTGGAACTGCCGGACCATGAACATTCGCCGGATGTGGAGGATATCCGTCCCGATGTCCCGGAAAGCGAATTTCTGCCGGAGGAACTGGTCGCCATGCAGATCAACATGAGGGAGGTAAAACCCCGCCCTGCCGTGAAAAAACCGGTGGTTCCCGTTGCCGGACACGCCGTGCCGGATGAGAATGTCACTCCGGACAAAAAGGTGCGTTATAAACATGCTCCGTCCTTGCCCGGTTCCGTAAATTCCTCTAGGGTGGGCAAGGTGAATGCCGTGGTGAAAGTCGTGGTGGGGGTAAATGCCCGTGGCGAACCTACATCTGTCAATCTCCTCCAGTCTACCGGAAAGGCGGAATTGGACCGCCTTTTCATGCGCTGGGTGAAGGAGAATTGGACTTTTTATCCGGCAGAAAAGGATGGCGTGCCCATAGCTTCCAAGGTGGTGGTGCCCGTCCGGCTGAACATCGATTAACCTGCAAGGAGGAAACGAAAAATGATTCCGGAGCAAACAGAGAGAAGGCCCATTTACGTGATCGGGCACCAGAATCCGGATACGGACGCCATCTGCTCCGCCATAGGAAATGCGGAGTTTTTGAGAACTCACGGAGAACCTGATGCCATAGCCGCCCGGTGCGGAGAGATGACGCTGAGGACTTCATGGGTGTTGGAGAAGGCCGGAGTGCCGGAACCTGTGTTGATTCACGACGTGACGCCCACTGCCGGGACGATTTGCCGACGGGATGTGATCAGCGTGAGCCCGGATGATACGTTTTTGACGGCATACCGCAGAATGACGGAAAATTCCCTCCAGACTATTCCGGTGATTGATGCGGACCGCAATCTACATGGCCTGCTGCGTTATTTTGACTTGTTGAGCCTCCTGATGCCGCTGAACATGACGGAGATGAATGTACGGTCCGTCTTTTCCAGCCTGAGCAACATTGCCGGAACCATTGACGGCAAGTGCCTGACCGGAGAGACGCTGAGCGAGGAAGAGACCCAGAATATCCTGCTGGTGGGCGCTTCCAGCGAACCGAGCGTGCGGACGAGGCTGGCCAATTACAAGCGGAAGGGAATCGTGCAGGACCTGGTGGTGATTTGCGGAGACCGTCCGAATGTGCAGTTGTACGCGGTGGAACACGGAGTGCGCGCCCTGGTGACGACGGCGGGTTCCTCTCCCTCCCTGGATATTATTGAAACCGCCCAAGCCACGGGGACCTGCATTCTGAGCACACCTTGGGATACGGCCAGTGTCGGCCAGTTGATCCGCTGTTCCCGGAAGGTCAGGGAACAGGTTCACACGGATTATGCGGTGTTTCCCGAGAATATGCCTCTCCCGGAACTGCGGCAGGCCGCCGTCAAGCGCAAGCAGGCCCTGTTTCCGGTAATGAGCGTGAGAACAAACAAGATGATCGGCGTCCTGAGCAAGACGGATCTTGTCGATCCGCCCCGTACGCGTGTGGCCCTGGTGGATCATAACGAGTTTTCTCAGGCCGTCAAGGGTGTGGAAGAAGCGGAAATCGTGGAGGTAATGGACCATCACCGCCTGGGGACCCAGCTTTCTACGCGCGATCCCATCCGTTTTCTGAATGAGCCGGTGGGTTCCACCTCCACCCTGGTGGCGCGGAGGTTCTATCATCGCGATGCGGAGCCTTCCCGGTCCACGGCCATCTGTCTGTGCGCCGGCATTTTATCGGACACGCTGAACCTGACTTCTCCCACTACTGCCCGGGCGGACCGGGAAATGCTGGAATGGCTCACCGGAATTGCTAGGATAGACGCCAAGAAGTTTACAGAAGAGTTTTTTGCCACCGGCTCCCTGCTGCGTTCCAAAACGGCTCCCACCGCCATTGTGCAGGCAGACCGCAAGACATTTACCGAATATGGCCACAAGATCAGCATTTCCCAGATTGAGGAAATTGGCATGTACGGCCTGAAGGAGGTTCAGGAAGATTTGCTGGATGAACTCCGGAAGCTTGAAAAGGAAGAGGATTTGAAGCTGGCCTGCCTGTTGGTAACGGATATCGTCACACATGATTCCATGCTGCTGGCGGTCGGTGATGAGGAAGTGCTGGAGCACATAGAGTACGAGCGCCTGGGTCCCAACCTGTTTGCCGCCAAGGACGTAGTCAGCCGCAAGAAACAACTGTTTCCGGCCATTTCCCGCGCCTTGAAGGTATTATAGGGATTTTCTCTCCCTTTCCGAAACAGGGCGCGGAGATTACGGCATGGATATATCCGCCAGAATGGAACGTCTGAACGTGTCCGGAACAAGGACGGTGCAGGCCCGTTCCGGACGGAGTGGATGCGTGCAGAAGACGCGGTCCAGACGGAGCAGGGGAAAATCCACGGGCTGCGTGGCGCCGTATCCGGCCCCTTTGAGTTTGAAGCAGTCCTGAAAGTCCTTGTTGAATTTTACAAAAATGGGGGATTGAGGCGCCGCATTAAAGTTCCCCGCCAGAATGATGGGTAGTTCCCCTCCCTGAACCCCCACTTCCCGGAGAGTGTCGAACAGGTACTGGATTTGTTTGCGGTGGACAAAGCGGAGGGTATGGAAGTACTTCCAACAGGCGGGGGAGTACAGGTCAAAACGGTGTTCAAAGGGATCCAGGCTGAGATTGATCAGCCGTATCGCCAGGGATGAGCTTTCCGGAATCCAGTCCACGATGAGACCTGCCGTGTCTGTGATGCTGTGTACCGGTCCCATTTGTCCGTGGCGGACGATAATGGCGCAACTTCCTATCTGCTTGATATGGGCGGTGCGGCCGAAGATGCTGTAGGCGAATTTGAGCGTGCGGTTGTGGTTGCTGCAGCCCTGGAGGAAGATGACATCCGCCCGGAGCTTGGATATCTGTTCAATGGGCGGGTTCTCCCCGCATGCGCCGTACAAGGTGAGTATTCTTATATGGCGGTTGTCGGGGGATGGGGGCATTTTGTAATACTCCATGCCGGTTCTGGAGATCGGCTGGAGAAAGTCCGTAGTCATGATGCCGTAGGCAACCCAGACAATGACGCCCAGAAGGCCGATGCGCGAGCCGAAGACCAGCCACGCAATAAGCGCCGGGAAGGCGAACATGAGGCAGCATGCCCAGAGGGGCAGGGAAGTCATGAACGCCATCGTGTCCGATCCGGACCAGAAGATGGTGGCAATGATGACCCACAGGCACAGGGAGACACAACCCAGAGCTTTCCCGAGCTGGTTGACTCCGGATAGCGCGGGCGGTTCCGCCAGGTGTTTGCGTCTTCTGAGCCTGTGCACCGTGGTGATGGGTTAAATGCCCATGCCGGGAGGTAGATCCAGCCCTCCGGTCAGTTTCTTCATTTCTGCCGCAGCGGTTTCCTTGCCTTTGACGATGGCGTCATTGATGGTTTTCAACACAAGCTCCTGAAGGAATTCCGCATCTGAGGGGTCAATGATGGAGGGATCAATGAATAGTTCCGTAATGTTGCCGTCACAGGTAGCGGTAACTTTAACCTTGCCGCCCGCACCTTCCGAGGTGACGGTCTGGGAGGCCAGTTTTTCCTGGGCGGCGGCAAGTCCGGATTGCATTTGCTGGACCTGCTTCATCATTTTCATAATATTCATGGCTT
Protein-coding sequences here:
- the pyrF gene encoding orotidine-5'-phosphate decarboxylase translates to MSISFTDKLAARIEKTGSALCVGLDPRPVMDDLQAVPVLLRKVVEETAPYAAAFKPNIAYFEAMGLRGLEMLEELLPDMPDDVPVVLDVKRGDIGETQKYYAQAYFERLGVDAVTLSPFMGYDTLEPFLDYEGKGVYLLTITSNPGSSDIERRELSDGRKVYELVGDMVRRSMQEDRKTSVGMVVGLTNADSDILARIPDAPLLIPGLGAQGGDLSSLSGSGHAAPPLINVSRGIMYQNPELGFAEKAQTFAARIREALDY
- a CDS encoding TonB family protein, with product MDENPRIVRLKPRSSSKPAILIALGAAVGVQVALCAVLVAIHYQEWWLPSIQKGEIVMEFVAPSDEVLEEVNEVSPVPVDPAVAPPTVSSVPAIATDEDLLAVELPDHEHSPDVEDIRPDVPESEFLPEELVAMQINMREVKPRPAVKKPVVPVAGHAVPDENVTPDKKVRYKHAPSLPGSVNSSRVGKVNAVVKVVVGVNARGEPTSVNLLQSTGKAELDRLFMRWVKENWTFYPAEKDGVPIASKVVVPVRLNID
- a CDS encoding YbaB/EbfC family nucleoid-associated protein, which gives rise to MNIMKMMKQVQQMQSGLAAAQEKLASQTVTSEGAGGKVKVTATCDGNITELFIDPSIIDPSDAEFLQELVLKTINDAIVKGKETAAAEMKKLTGGLDLPPGMGI
- a CDS encoding endonuclease/exonuclease/phosphatase family protein, coding for MHRLRRRKHLAEPPALSGVNQLGKALGCVSLCLWVIIATIFWSGSDTMAFMTSLPLWACCLMFAFPALIAWLVFGSRIGLLGVIVWVAYGIMTTDFLQPISRTGMEYYKMPPSPDNRHIRILTLYGACGENPPIEQISKLRADVIFLQGCSNHNRTLKFAYSIFGRTAHIKQIGSCAIIVRHGQMGPVHSITDTAGLIVDWIPESSSLAIRLINLSLDPFEHRFDLYSPACWKYFHTLRFVHRKQIQYLFDTLREVGVQGGELPIILAGNFNAAPQSPIFVKFNKDFQDCFKLKGAGYGATQPVDFPLLRLDRVFCTHPLRPERACTVLVPDTFRRSILADISMP
- a CDS encoding putative manganese-dependent inorganic diphosphatase — protein: MIPEQTERRPIYVIGHQNPDTDAICSAIGNAEFLRTHGEPDAIAARCGEMTLRTSWVLEKAGVPEPVLIHDVTPTAGTICRRDVISVSPDDTFLTAYRRMTENSLQTIPVIDADRNLHGLLRYFDLLSLLMPLNMTEMNVRSVFSSLSNIAGTIDGKCLTGETLSEEETQNILLVGASSEPSVRTRLANYKRKGIVQDLVVICGDRPNVQLYAVEHGVRALVTTAGSSPSLDIIETAQATGTCILSTPWDTASVGQLIRCSRKVREQVHTDYAVFPENMPLPELRQAAVKRKQALFPVMSVRTNKMIGVLSKTDLVDPPRTRVALVDHNEFSQAVKGVEEAEIVEVMDHHRLGTQLSTRDPIRFLNEPVGSTSTLVARRFYHRDAEPSRSTAICLCAGILSDTLNLTSPTTARADREMLEWLTGIARIDAKKFTEEFFATGSLLRSKTAPTAIVQADRKTFTEYGHKISISQIEEIGMYGLKEVQEDLLDELRKLEKEEDLKLACLLVTDIVTHDSMLLAVGDEEVLEHIEYERLGPNLFAAKDVVSRKKQLFPAISRALKVL